The Sporocytophaga myxococcoides genome includes a window with the following:
- the cysD gene encoding sulfate adenylyltransferase subunit CysD: MISYNLSHLKQLEAEAIFIMREVAAQFERPALLFSGGKDSIVMVRLAQKAFWPAKLPFPLMHIDTGHNFQEALDFRDDLVKKVGARLIVRNVQDSINQGRAVEEKGPNPSRNGLQTITLLDAIEEFKFDACFGGARRDEEKARAKERFFSHRDEFGQWDPKNQRPELWNLFNGRKSQGEHFRIFPLSNWTEMDVWQYIAMEKLEIPTIYFSHKRTIVDRNGMLLAKSDYITLLKGEHYEERTIRFRTVGDMTCTGAVESEASTLDEIIQEVAAARQTERGTRADDKRSEAAMEDRKKQGYF, translated from the coding sequence ATGATTTCCTACAATTTAAGTCACCTGAAACAGCTTGAGGCGGAAGCGATATTCATCATGAGAGAAGTGGCCGCACAGTTCGAGAGACCTGCATTACTTTTTTCGGGAGGAAAAGACTCTATTGTGATGGTAAGACTTGCTCAGAAAGCATTCTGGCCTGCAAAACTGCCATTCCCATTGATGCATATTGATACAGGGCACAACTTTCAGGAAGCTCTGGACTTCAGAGATGATCTTGTGAAAAAAGTTGGAGCAAGACTTATTGTCAGAAATGTACAGGACTCAATAAATCAGGGAAGAGCTGTTGAGGAAAAAGGACCAAACCCAAGCAGAAATGGTCTTCAGACCATCACACTTCTTGATGCTATTGAAGAATTTAAGTTTGATGCCTGCTTTGGTGGCGCCAGAAGAGATGAAGAAAAAGCAAGAGCGAAAGAGCGCTTTTTCTCTCACAGAGACGAGTTTGGTCAGTGGGACCCTAAAAACCAAAGACCAGAACTATGGAATCTCTTCAATGGCAGAAAGAGCCAGGGAGAGCACTTCAGAATATTCCCTTTAAGTAACTGGACTGAAATGGACGTATGGCAATATATAGCCATGGAAAAACTTGAAATTCCAACGATTTATTTTTCTCATAAAAGAACCATTGTTGACAGAAACGGAATGCTTTTAGCAAAATCTGACTATATCACTCTTTTAAAAGGTGAACATTATGAAGAGAGAACTATCAGATTCAGAACTGTTGGCGATATGACTTGTACAGGAGCAGTTGAATCAGAAGCTTCCACACTTGATGAAATCATCCAGGAGGTTGCTGCCGCACGTCAGACTGAGCGTGGCACCAGGGCTGATGACAAAAGATCAGAAGCTGCAATGGAAGACAGAAAGAAACAAGGATATTTTTAA
- the cysC gene encoding adenylyl-sulfate kinase, giving the protein MENIHPIFDRILKREDKETILQQKSVVIWMVGLSGSGKSTLAKAIEQELHKNGFLTQLLDGDNLRTGINNNLGFSEADRIENIRRAAEVSKLFLNCGVITICSLISPTEEIRNMAKNIIGAEDYFELYVNCPFEICEQRDVKGLYRKARNGELKNFTGLDSPFEEPQNPSLEVRTDLKPLDMCKEEILTAVFKKIKIN; this is encoded by the coding sequence TTGGAAAATATTCATCCTATATTCGATAGAATTCTTAAACGGGAAGATAAGGAAACGATTCTGCAGCAAAAATCTGTTGTGATCTGGATGGTGGGTCTTTCTGGTTCCGGGAAAAGTACTTTAGCGAAAGCCATTGAACAAGAACTACATAAAAACGGATTCCTGACACAATTGCTGGATGGAGACAATTTAAGGACAGGAATAAATAACAATCTTGGATTTTCAGAAGCTGACAGAATAGAAAATATCAGAAGAGCGGCAGAGGTTTCAAAATTATTTCTCAACTGCGGGGTTATAACTATCTGTTCTTTAATAAGTCCGACAGAAGAGATCCGTAATATGGCCAAAAATATTATCGGAGCTGAAGATTATTTCGAATTATATGTGAACTGTCCATTTGAGATATGTGAGCAAAGAGATGTGAAGGGACTGTATCGAAAAGCCAGAAATGGAGAGTTAAAAAATTTCACCGGATTGGATTCACCTTTTGAAGAGCCGCAGAATCCTAGCCTGGAAGTAAGGACCGATCTTAAACCTTTGGATATGTGCAAAGAAGAGATCTTAACGGCAGTTTTCAAAAAGATAAAAATAAATTAA
- the cysQ gene encoding 3'(2'),5'-bisphosphate nucleotidase CysQ, whose amino-acid sequence MQLPEINFDKVQEIALRAGKLIMEVYSLPDFTDLIDTKADNSPLTLADKKSNDFIVAGLKSLTPQIPIISEEEKEVSYDVRKNWSIFWLVDPLDGTKEFIKRNGEFTVNIGLIVNGYPVAGVIYAPALDEMYFGQIGKGSFKISNGKTFPIKVSDRKTALIGVGSRSHAAKEEEDFFSKFNVAERISKGSSLKFCLLAEGSADLYYRHGPTMEWDTAAGQAIVEASGGVVVNLDKKRFEYNKESLLNNSFICASDEVFLS is encoded by the coding sequence ATGCAACTGCCTGAAATTAATTTTGATAAGGTTCAAGAAATAGCCCTTAGGGCAGGTAAACTCATTATGGAAGTCTATAGTTTGCCTGACTTTACCGACCTTATTGATACCAAAGCTGATAATTCACCATTAACACTTGCTGACAAAAAATCTAATGATTTTATAGTTGCTGGTCTAAAAAGTCTTACACCACAGATTCCCATCATTTCTGAAGAAGAAAAAGAAGTATCATACGATGTAAGGAAAAACTGGTCAATTTTCTGGCTTGTAGATCCGCTTGATGGAACCAAAGAATTCATCAAGAGAAACGGTGAATTCACTGTAAACATAGGACTTATCGTAAATGGTTATCCCGTAGCTGGTGTTATTTATGCTCCTGCTTTGGATGAAATGTATTTTGGCCAGATTGGAAAAGGAAGTTTTAAAATTAGTAATGGAAAAACGTTTCCAATAAAAGTAAGCGACAGAAAAACAGCTCTTATAGGTGTCGGAAGCCGCTCACATGCTGCAAAAGAGGAAGAAGATTTTTTCTCAAAATTTAATGTGGCAGAAAGAATTTCCAAAGGAAGTTCATTGAAGTTCTGTCTGCTTGCGGAAGGAAGCGCTGATCTTTATTATCGCCATGGTCCGACTATGGAGTGGGATACTGCAGCAGGTCAGGCTATCGTGGAAGCAAGTGGTGGAGTTGTTGTAAATCTGGATAAAAAGAGATTTGAATACAACAAAGAGTCTTTACTTAATAATAGTTTTATCTGTGCTTCTGATGAAGTATTTCTTAGCTGA
- a CDS encoding glycosyltransferase family 2 protein, protein MISSEISYSVVVPVFNSSHSLVELRDRIDAVFKNEMKETYELIFIDDGSENELTWPFLDGLSKKYIEVTSIRLMRNFGKQGALLCGFNNAKGRYIITIDDDLQHFPEDIPSLAALNAHDVVIGRFEKKEHSISKRIFSRVNNWFEAKLLGKPRHIRNSPFKLIKAEVVKAFLQIKTPNPSVSALLFYVTKDVKNVNVRHAKRPYDQSGFTLKKMFATFANMLFNNSSFLLKLIAYAGISISFFSFLLAFIYFIKKLTVGIPVPGYASLVTVTLFIGGLMLFSIGIVGEYLIRIINGVELKPAYVVREKSGE, encoded by the coding sequence ATGATTTCATCTGAAATTAGTTATTCTGTTGTTGTACCAGTATTTAACAGCTCTCATTCCCTTGTAGAGCTGAGAGACAGAATTGATGCTGTTTTCAAAAATGAAATGAAGGAAACATACGAGCTTATTTTTATTGATGATGGCTCTGAAAATGAATTAACATGGCCCTTTCTTGATGGTCTTTCAAAAAAATATATAGAAGTTACAAGCATCCGCCTAATGAGGAATTTTGGCAAACAGGGTGCTTTGCTTTGTGGATTCAATAATGCGAAAGGTCGTTACATTATTACAATAGATGATGACCTTCAGCATTTTCCGGAAGATATTCCATCTCTTGCAGCACTGAATGCTCATGATGTAGTTATTGGCAGGTTTGAGAAAAAGGAACACAGCATAAGTAAAAGGATTTTCAGCAGAGTTAATAACTGGTTTGAAGCAAAGCTGCTGGGTAAACCCAGGCATATCAGGAATAGTCCTTTCAAGCTTATAAAAGCTGAAGTTGTGAAAGCCTTTTTGCAAATTAAAACTCCCAATCCATCGGTAAGTGCTTTGCTGTTTTATGTTACCAAAGATGTAAAGAATGTAAATGTTCGTCATGCGAAAAGACCTTACGATCAATCAGGATTTACACTGAAAAAAATGTTTGCGACCTTTGCCAATATGCTTTTTAATAACAGTAGCTTTTTACTGAAACTTATTGCATATGCTGGTATCTCCATATCTTTTTTCAGTTTCCTTCTTGCATTCATTTATTTTATTAAAAAACTTACAGTAGGCATACCTGTTCCAGGATATGCGTCTTTAGTAACAGTAACTTTATTTATTGGAGGGCTTATGCTTTTCTCAATTGGCATAGTTGGAGAATATCTGATAAGGATCATTAACGGTGTCGAATTAAAACCTGCCTATGTTGTCAGGGAAAAATCTGGAGAATGA
- a CDS encoding WbqC family protein — protein sequence MKKTVVILQSNYIPWKGYFDLINSADEFVFYDDVQYTTGDWRNRNKIKTEDGTKWLTIPVGDNIKRTVKEVRFENNDWKSKHFQILKKYYSKAPFYEISLPLINSLYFNEIGTLSEYNQFAIKEISNWLGIKTTFNDSSIYAPEGDKISRLIDILLKTKATEFLCGPAVKNYLKQELIQEQGISMRYFDYYGYREYNQLFPPFIHEVSILDLICNEGKHSIEFLKSYTS from the coding sequence ATGAAAAAGACTGTAGTCATTCTTCAGTCAAATTATATTCCATGGAAAGGATATTTTGATTTAATCAATAGTGCTGATGAATTTGTTTTTTATGATGATGTTCAATACACTACCGGAGACTGGAGAAACAGGAATAAGATAAAAACCGAGGATGGTACGAAATGGCTTACTATCCCTGTTGGAGATAATATTAAGAGAACGGTAAAGGAAGTGAGATTTGAAAATAATGATTGGAAAAGCAAGCACTTCCAGATACTCAAAAAATATTATTCTAAAGCTCCTTTCTATGAAATTTCTTTGCCTCTGATTAATAGTTTATACTTTAATGAAATCGGAACACTCTCAGAGTATAACCAGTTTGCAATAAAAGAAATTTCTAACTGGTTGGGAATAAAAACCACATTTAACGATTCTTCCATTTATGCTCCTGAAGGCGATAAAATAAGCCGTCTAATAGATATTCTTTTAAAAACCAAAGCTACAGAGTTTTTGTGTGGTCCGGCAGTAAAGAATTATTTAAAGCAAGAGTTAATTCAGGAACAAGGAATATCGATGAGATATTTTGATTATTACGGATACAGGGAATACAATCAACTCTTTCCTCCTTTCATACATGAAGTAAGCATCCTGGACCTTATATGTAATGAAGGAAAACATTCAATCGAATTTCTTAAAAGTTATACCAGTTGA
- a CDS encoding sulfotransferase family protein yields the protein MKFFFVTGLYRSGTTLLEKLLFQHPSVSIAFQPYPSFYHLVKKRFNESQNISSIYPINTRLDNEYFEMQDFIEFLNHYKLNESDKVNSGIESLLHSNNGFIDLFKQLQLAAGKELVTNETIYVGSKEILCEDYIGALLESGIHVIHIVRDPRDVLCSAALGKEYTGKTRPLLYTIRMWRKSVAFRIQYSEHPLFYSVRYEDLVKAPQSVLKELTGFLNVQEIELQPKLMDQQGNIWRGNSSFGESELISSSSIGKYKEILDTNSISFVNSLCAPELKYLDYECEDIKDLKEVFGGFKEPFPIHHDLFQQDYSVSETNQTMEIKRTGLLKADGISLKEIEKYYQFELVYKILKKHAV from the coding sequence TTGAAGTTTTTTTTCGTCACCGGATTATATAGATCAGGAACAACCCTCCTGGAAAAGCTTCTATTTCAGCACCCTTCTGTCAGCATTGCATTTCAGCCATATCCCTCTTTTTATCATCTGGTGAAAAAGAGATTTAATGAAAGTCAGAATATTTCATCTATTTATCCTATCAATACCAGGTTGGATAATGAGTATTTTGAGATGCAGGATTTTATTGAGTTTCTTAATCACTATAAGCTTAATGAATCTGACAAGGTAAATTCAGGAATTGAATCATTACTTCATTCTAACAATGGCTTTATTGATTTATTCAAACAGCTACAGCTGGCTGCAGGGAAGGAGCTGGTTACGAATGAAACAATATACGTGGGAAGTAAGGAAATATTATGTGAAGATTATATAGGCGCACTTCTTGAAAGTGGTATACATGTAATTCACATTGTAAGAGATCCCAGAGATGTGCTTTGCTCTGCAGCTTTAGGAAAAGAATATACAGGGAAAACCAGGCCGTTGTTATATACAATAAGAATGTGGAGGAAGTCTGTAGCATTTCGTATTCAATATTCTGAACATCCTCTTTTTTACTCTGTCAGATATGAAGATCTGGTTAAGGCTCCTCAGTCAGTGCTGAAAGAATTAACAGGGTTTTTGAATGTACAAGAAATAGAATTGCAGCCAAAACTAATGGATCAGCAAGGTAATATCTGGAGAGGCAATTCATCATTTGGGGAAAGTGAACTTATCTCTTCTTCATCTATTGGCAAGTATAAAGAGATTCTGGATACAAATTCTATTTCATTTGTCAATTCACTTTGTGCTCCGGAGTTGAAATATCTGGATTACGAATGTGAAGATATTAAAGATCTAAAAGAAGTTTTTGGAGGATTTAAAGAACCATTCCCAATACACCATGATTTGTTTCAGCAAGATTATTCAGTTAGCGAAACAAATCAAACCATGGAAATTAAAAGAACTGGCCTTCTAAAGGCAGATGGCATTTCTCTCAAAGAAATAGAAAAGTATTATCAGTTTGAATTGGTATATAAAATTTTAAAAAAGCATGCAGTCTAA
- the mnmD gene encoding tRNA (5-methylaminomethyl-2-thiouridine)(34)-methyltransferase MnmD: protein MQSKIEIIKTEDGSHSLYIPDMKETYHSTHGALRESEYVFIKNGLDLIKTSNEINILEVGFGTGLNTFLTFLESEKKALKIYYQTIEPYPLEENIFSALNYPDIIAPDKSRYFYDFHKAPFGEKVQFSEEFVFQKHFQKLEDLQLKPELIDLVYFDAFAPSKQPELWELGNFEKIFKWMKSEGVIVSYCASGQFKRNLKSAGFFVETLPGPPGKKEMTRGGK, encoded by the coding sequence ATGCAGTCTAAAATTGAAATAATAAAAACAGAAGATGGATCTCATTCTCTTTATATACCCGATATGAAAGAAACCTATCACTCAACGCACGGAGCGTTGCGTGAATCAGAATACGTATTTATAAAAAACGGACTGGACCTTATAAAAACAAGCAATGAAATCAATATACTTGAAGTTGGGTTCGGGACTGGTCTCAATACTTTTTTGACTTTTCTCGAAAGTGAAAAGAAAGCATTAAAGATTTATTATCAAACCATTGAACCATATCCTTTAGAAGAAAATATTTTTTCAGCACTTAATTATCCTGATATAATAGCTCCAGATAAAAGCAGATATTTTTATGATTTTCACAAGGCCCCTTTTGGTGAAAAAGTACAGTTTAGCGAAGAGTTTGTCTTCCAAAAGCATTTTCAAAAACTTGAAGACCTCCAATTGAAACCTGAACTCATTGATCTCGTATACTTCGACGCTTTCGCGCCTTCAAAACAACCCGAACTTTGGGAATTAGGGAATTTTGAAAAAATTTTCAAATGGATGAAAAGTGAAGGAGTGATCGTAAGTTATTGTGCCAGTGGACAATTTAAGAGGAACTTAAAGTCTGCAGGCTTTTTTGTTGAGACGCTTCCAGGGCCTCCCGGAAAAAAGGAGATGACCAGAGGTGGAAAATAG
- a CDS encoding co-chaperone GroES: protein MLSIDRSLDKLIVVGDRVLIKPKTLTDKTSSGLYLPPGVIEKDRIQSGYVIKVGPGYPIPVPDESNQEPWKEKQDSTKYIPLQAQEGDLAIYLQNGAYEITFNKEKYYIVPQPSILMLVREDL, encoded by the coding sequence ATGCTTTCAATAGACAGATCTCTTGACAAATTAATAGTAGTGGGAGACAGAGTATTAATAAAGCCAAAAACATTAACGGATAAAACTTCTTCAGGATTATATCTGCCTCCTGGAGTAATTGAAAAGGACAGGATACAGAGCGGATATGTAATTAAAGTTGGTCCTGGATATCCTATTCCTGTTCCGGATGAAAGCAATCAGGAACCATGGAAAGAAAAACAGGATTCAACTAAGTACATTCCATTGCAGGCTCAGGAAGGAGATCTTGCAATTTATCTGCAGAATGGTGCTTATGAAATTACCTTTAATAAAGAAAAATATTACATAGTGCCTCAGCCTAGTATATTAATGCTAGTGAGAGAGGATTTGTAA
- the hemB gene encoding porphobilinogen synthase, with product MRRPRRNRKSEAIRSMVREHQVSTNDLIYPMFMQEGKNERSEISSMPGIFRYTPDLLIREIELCMKLGLKTFALFPKVEDSLKDPLAKESYNEKGLYLKTIKAIKSELPEACIMTDVAMDPYSSDGHDGILKNGKILNDATLEVLGKMALAQAEAGADIIGPSDMMDFRVGYLREMLDNQGFEDVSIMSYTAKYASAFYGPFRNALDSAPKAGDKKTYQMDPANQAEALIEAELDFAEGADFLMVKPALAYLDVIKLLYDNYELPIAAYNVSGEYAMIKAASEKGWIDGERAMAEALLSMKRAGAKVILTYFAKEFAVLSNY from the coding sequence ATGCGTCGTCCGAGAAGAAACAGAAAATCTGAAGCCATCAGATCTATGGTAAGAGAGCATCAGGTAAGTACCAACGACCTGATTTATCCAATGTTTATGCAGGAAGGTAAAAATGAACGATCTGAAATATCCAGTATGCCTGGAATTTTCAGATATACTCCTGATCTGTTAATCAGAGAGATAGAGCTTTGTATGAAGCTCGGTCTGAAGACATTTGCACTATTCCCTAAAGTAGAAGATTCCTTAAAAGATCCTCTAGCCAAAGAAAGCTATAATGAAAAAGGGCTTTATCTTAAAACAATAAAGGCTATAAAGTCAGAGCTTCCTGAAGCTTGTATTATGACGGATGTGGCGATGGACCCCTATAGTTCTGATGGTCATGATGGCATATTAAAAAACGGTAAAATTCTGAATGATGCCACACTTGAGGTACTGGGGAAAATGGCTTTAGCCCAGGCTGAGGCCGGAGCTGACATTATCGGGCCTTCAGATATGATGGATTTCAGAGTTGGATATCTTAGAGAAATGCTCGACAACCAAGGCTTTGAGGATGTTTCTATAATGTCTTATACTGCCAAATATGCAAGTGCTTTTTACGGCCCATTCAGAAATGCCTTAGATTCTGCCCCTAAAGCCGGCGATAAGAAAACATATCAAATGGACCCCGCAAATCAGGCGGAAGCATTGATAGAGGCAGAACTTGATTTTGCTGAAGGTGCTGATTTTCTAATGGTGAAGCCTGCATTGGCGTATCTTGATGTAATTAAGCTTTTATATGACAATTATGAACTCCCGATTGCAGCTTATAATGTGAGCGGAGAGTATGCAATGATAAAAGCTGCTTCCGAAAAAGGTTGGATTGACGGAGAAAGAGCAATGGCAGAAGCTCTATTAAGTATGAAAAGGGCTGGAGCAAAGGTTATCCTTACTTATTTTGCTAAAGAATTTGCCGTTCTTTCAAATTATTAA
- the rocD gene encoding ornithine--oxo-acid transaminase: MGTISATTQAIELEEKYGAHNYHPLPVVLSKGEGVFVWDVEGKRYYDFLSAYSAVNQGHCHPKIINALIAQAQKLTLTSRAFYNERLGECEKFITEYFGYDKVLMMNSGAEAVETAIKLARKWGYTVKNIPSNQALIVAVEKNFHGRTTGVIAASTDPDSTKDFGPFNPGFQIIPYSDTTALESALKNPNVCAFLVEPIQGEAGVYVPTEGYLKKAEELCKKYNVLFIIDEIQTGIGRTGKLLASQYEDVKADILILGKAISGGTYPVSAVLADDPIMLTIKPGQHGSTFGGNPMACAVAQASLEVIRDEKLTENAAKMGELFRKRMTDLQGKSGHVLAVRGKGLLNAIVIKPTNDGRTAWDVCVALKDNGLLAKPTHGDIIRFAPPLVINEAQLNECCDIIEKTILEF; encoded by the coding sequence ATGGGGACTATTTCTGCAACTACACAGGCTATTGAGCTGGAAGAAAAATATGGAGCGCATAATTACCATCCGCTTCCGGTTGTGCTTTCCAAAGGAGAAGGAGTATTTGTCTGGGATGTTGAGGGGAAACGTTATTATGATTTCCTATCCGCATATAGTGCTGTAAACCAGGGCCATTGTCACCCCAAAATAATTAATGCTCTAATAGCCCAAGCGCAGAAACTTACATTAACAAGTCGCGCATTTTATAATGAACGTCTTGGCGAATGTGAGAAATTTATAACGGAGTACTTTGGATATGACAAAGTGCTAATGATGAACTCTGGAGCTGAAGCTGTTGAAACCGCGATTAAGCTGGCAAGAAAATGGGGGTATACTGTTAAAAATATCCCTTCTAACCAGGCTTTGATTGTTGCTGTAGAAAAAAATTTTCACGGAAGGACTACAGGGGTTATTGCTGCATCCACGGATCCTGATTCAACAAAAGATTTCGGACCTTTCAATCCAGGATTTCAGATTATACCATATAGTGATACAACTGCTCTTGAAAGCGCTCTGAAGAATCCGAATGTTTGTGCATTCCTTGTGGAGCCCATTCAAGGTGAAGCTGGTGTTTATGTCCCTACAGAAGGTTATCTTAAAAAAGCAGAAGAACTTTGCAAAAAATATAATGTGCTGTTCATCATTGATGAGATTCAGACTGGAATTGGCAGAACAGGAAAATTGCTCGCGTCTCAATATGAAGATGTAAAAGCTGATATTCTGATACTGGGTAAAGCAATTTCCGGAGGAACATATCCTGTTTCTGCAGTACTTGCAGACGATCCTATTATGCTAACGATTAAACCAGGTCAGCATGGATCCACATTTGGCGGTAATCCAATGGCATGTGCTGTTGCACAAGCTTCACTGGAGGTCATACGTGATGAAAAGCTTACTGAAAATGCGGCAAAAATGGGTGAGTTATTCAGAAAGAGAATGACTGATCTTCAGGGAAAATCTGGCCATGTGCTCGCTGTAAGAGGAAAAGGACTACTAAACGCAATTGTGATTAAACCTACGAATGACGGCAGAACCGCATGGGATGTATGTGTAGCATTAAAAGACAATGGTCTTTTAGCTAAGCCTACTCACGGGGACATTATCAGATTCGCACCTCCTTTAGTAATCAATGAAGCTCAGTTAAATGAGTGTTGCGATATTATCGAAAAAACAATTCTTGAATTTTAA
- the rpmB gene encoding 50S ribosomal protein L28, which produces MARVCQITGKRTRVGNNVSHANNKTKRKFYPNLQTKKFFIPEENKWITLKVSASALRTITKKGISAVLKEAKANGMAV; this is translated from the coding sequence ATGGCTAGAGTTTGTCAAATTACAGGAAAGAGAACAAGAGTAGGAAACAACGTTTCTCACGCCAACAACAAGACAAAGAGAAAATTCTATCCTAATCTTCAGACTAAGAAATTTTTTATTCCTGAAGAAAATAAATGGATAACTCTTAAAGTGTCTGCTTCTGCTTTAAGAACAATAACAAAAAAAGGCATTAGCGCTGTATTAAAAGAGGCTAAGGCGAATGGCATGGCCGTTTAA
- the rpmG gene encoding 50S ribosomal protein L33 produces MAKKGNRIQVILECTEHKNSGLPGTSRYITTKNRKNTPERIELKKYNPVLKKVTIHKEIK; encoded by the coding sequence ATGGCAAAAAAAGGTAACAGGATTCAGGTGATTCTGGAGTGTACCGAGCACAAAAACAGTGGTCTACCTGGTACAAGCAGATATATCACTACTAAAAACAGGAAAAATACTCCTGAAAGGATTGAACTTAAAAAATACAATCCTGTGTTAAAAAAAGTGACCATCCATAAAGAAATTAAATAA
- a CDS encoding DUF4295 domain-containing protein has translation MAKKVVATLKKADAGKGFAKIIKAVKNDKTGAYSFREEIVAVDQVQEALKK, from the coding sequence ATGGCAAAGAAAGTAGTTGCTACCCTGAAGAAGGCGGATGCTGGAAAAGGGTTTGCCAAAATTATTAAGGCAGTAAAGAATGATAAAACCGGAGCTTACTCTTTCAGAGAAGAAATTGTAGCGGTAGATCAGGTTCAGGAAGCATTGAAGAAATAA
- the ftsY gene encoding signal recognition particle-docking protein FtsY, translating to MALFNFFSKDKKESLDKGLEKTKDSFISKLTKAMVGKSKVDDEVLDNLEEMLVTSDVGVQTTLKIIKRIEQRVEKDNYVTTSDLDKILKEEIAGLLAENNSEDLSDYEIPKVSGPYVILVVGVNGVGKTTTIGKLAAQFKKKGKKVVLGAADTFRAAAVDQLKMWGERVGVPVVSHGMNTDPASVAFDAAKQGLDQQADIVIIDTAGRLHTKVNLMNELSKIKRVIQKFIPEAPHEVLLVLDGSTGQNAFVQATEFTKATEVSALAITKLDGTAKGGVVLGISDQFKIPVKYIGVGEKVDDLQVFNKHEFVDSLFNRQ from the coding sequence ATGGCGCTGTTTAATTTCTTTTCAAAAGATAAAAAGGAGTCTCTGGATAAAGGTCTGGAAAAAACCAAGGATAGCTTCATTTCTAAGCTAACCAAGGCCATGGTGGGAAAATCCAAGGTCGACGACGAAGTCTTGGACAATCTGGAAGAGATGCTCGTTACCTCTGATGTGGGCGTGCAGACTACTTTGAAAATTATCAAAAGAATAGAACAGAGAGTAGAAAAGGATAACTATGTGACGACTTCAGATTTGGATAAAATCCTGAAGGAAGAGATTGCCGGACTGCTTGCTGAAAATAATTCAGAGGATTTGTCTGACTATGAAATCCCAAAAGTTTCCGGGCCATATGTAATTCTTGTAGTTGGAGTGAATGGAGTAGGTAAAACAACTACTATTGGAAAGCTCGCAGCCCAATTTAAAAAGAAAGGTAAAAAAGTAGTTCTGGGAGCTGCTGATACATTCCGTGCTGCTGCTGTAGATCAGTTGAAAATGTGGGGAGAAAGGGTAGGCGTGCCTGTAGTATCTCACGGTATGAACACTGATCCTGCTTCTGTTGCATTTGACGCAGCAAAACAAGGCCTTGATCAACAGGCTGATATAGTAATAATTGACACTGCAGGAAGATTACATACTAAAGTAAATCTTATGAATGAGCTCTCTAAAATAAAAAGGGTCATTCAGAAATTCATACCAGAAGCACCTCATGAAGTTCTTTTAGTATTGGATGGAAGTACAGGTCAAAATGCTTTTGTACAGGCTACCGAATTTACCAAAGCTACGGAAGTGTCGGCACTTGCTATCACGAAGCTGGATGGAACTGCAAAAGGAGGGGTGGTTTTAGGGATTTCTGATCAGTTTAAAATACCAGTGAAATATATCGGTGTAGGAGAAAAGGTAGATGATCTTCAGGTCTTTAATAAACATGAGTTCGTTGACTCTCTCTTCAACAGGCAATAA